A stretch of the Lytechinus variegatus isolate NC3 chromosome 5, Lvar_3.0, whole genome shotgun sequence genome encodes the following:
- the LOC121414752 gene encoding low-density lipoprotein receptor-related protein 3-like — translation MSEINMASLVTKNALRSVMSPIEPLSVLLAITLLLTSSGFSAGIKVVYLTSHCGSVIPTGVGGLLEAESGLKYKNNIDCTVTLSALPTHRILVQFQRFTLESGVNGKCPDSLRLFDGNTVDDPALTAELCGRFTQLPDYVSSGSNITARFKTDDGGQSMGFGIYFTQISDAPCLSDGEFECNNSFCIDRSLVCNTINMCGDWSDEGNCTAPPPEVQGLSLAAIVGIGVAIIFVIAMVVLLILRIIQYQRQRLTLKRLVDQVDKDVKKNPYARLPADASEVIDQDEDESYVLKTDDIGLSGKVFGRKRSSKVAPAQYDS, via the exons ATGTCGGAAATCAACATGGCGTCCCTAGTAACCAAGAATGCCCTGAGGTCAGTGATGTCTCCCATAGAACCCTTGTCTGTGTTGCTTGCAATAACACTTCTTCTCACTTCTTCTGGATTCTCTGCAGGGATCAAAGTAG TTTATTTGACATCGCACTGTGGCTCTGTGATTCCTACTGGCGTTGGGGGTCTCCTAGAGGCAGAGTCAGGTCTGAAGTATAAGAATAATATCGACTGTACCGTGACGCTGTCTGCTCTCCCTACCCATCGAATCTTGGTACAGTTTCAACGGTTTACTCTGGAGAGTGGGGTTAATG GTAAATGCCCTGACAGTTTAAGGTTGTTTGATGGTAATACCGTGGACGATCCAGCGCTTACCGCAGAGCTCTGCGGACGTTTTACCCAGTTACCGGATTACGTCTCCAGTGGCAGCAACATCACCGCGAGGTTTAAAACGGATGACGGCGGACAATCCATGGGATTCGGAATCTACTTCACGCAAATATCAGATG CACCCTGCCTGAGTGATGGAGAGTTTGAATGTAACAACAGCTTTTGCATCGACCGGTCACTAGTCTGTAATACAATCAACATGTGCGGCGATTGGAGCGACGAAGGTAACTGCACAG CGCCCCCTCCTGAAGTTCAAGGTCTATCCTTAGCTGCCATTGTCGGTATCGGCGTCgccatcatcttcgtcatcgcGATGGTCGTCCTACTTATCCTCAGGATCATCCAATATCAACGACAACGACTGACTTTGAAGAGGCTGGTTGACCAGGTCGACAAGGACGTCAAGAAAAACCCATACGCAAGGTTACCGGCAGACGCATCAGAAGTCATCGACCAAGACGAGGATGAAAGCTATGTGTTAAAGACTGATGACATCGGGTTGAGCGGGAAGGTTTTCGGTCGAAAACGATCCTCAAAGGTGGCGCCTGCGCAGTATGACTCTTAA